The genomic segment GCAGGTCGTTGCAGATCTTCGACAGTTTCACCGCCACCCGCTTCAGCACGCCCGAGAACAGCACGAAGGCGCCCATGTCGGAGGTCGCCTCGATCAGATTGGCGGCGGGCACCAGCGGCAGTTTCGTCAGACGCGACAGCTCCTCCACGGCCAGCGCGCTATAGCGCGGATCGGCATTGATGCCGGTGCCGATCGCGGTGGCGCCCAGATTGACTTCATGGAACAGGGCGGCCGTTTCACGCAGGCGGGCGACGTCCTCCTTGATGGTGATGAAGAAGGCTTCGAATTCCTGGCCCAAGGTCATCGGCACGGCGTCTTGCAATTGCGTGCGGCCGACCTTGACGACATCGGCGAATTCCACCGCCTTCGATTTGCAAGCGAAGGCGAGTTCGTTCAGCGCCTGGATCAAGGGATCGGTGGCGAAGATGACGGCCAGGCGTAGCGCGGTCGGATAGGCGTCATTGGTCGATTGCGACATGTTGACGTCGTCGTTGGGGTGCAGCGTGGCGTAGTCGCCCCTGCGCCGCCCCATCTTCTCAAGCGCGATATTGGCGATCACCTCATTGGTATTCATGTTGGTCGAGGTGCCGGCGCCGCCCTGAACGCAGTCGACGACGAACTGGTCATGGAACAGATTGTTGTCGGCGACATCGATGCAGGCGCTTTCGATGGCGGCCGCCTTCTCGACCGACAGATGACCGAGGCGCAGATTGGCGCGCGCGGCGGCTTGTTTGACGAGCACAAGCGAGCGCACAAATTCAGGGAAATGGCCGACCGGCACGCCGGTGATGGCGAAGTTCTCGACGGCGCGGGCGGTATGGACACCCCAATAGGCATCACTTGGCACTTCGAGATTGCCGAGCATGTCATGTTCGATGCGGACGGCAGGCTGATCGCTAGAAACACCCATTGAATCTTGGGGGCCGCGCGCGGTGGATTTCGCGGCGCTTGCGTCTGCATCCGATGACTGGTCGTCCATCATGCTCTCCTGAATTTTTCATCGCTGAAACACGACGAGACTGTGCTTCAACGATGAAACGTAATGCCCGGATCGGGACGTCTTCTAGGCCCGGCCAGTGACAATTCTAAGGCTGCGGCAAACTGCATGCCGTTTATTCTTGCAGCTTATTCAGGAACGATGTCGGCGTCAGCTGTCGTCACATCACTCTATCATTTGAGGTTAAGACTGTAAGCATTCACGATGGAGTTGGTGTCCGTGATCGTGCCGTTCAGGCTGCCGCCGGCTTTGTCGCCTTCTCCAACAAGAGGCCATAGCCTGCGAGCCTGCCGCTTTCGCCGACCAGGCGCATCGCCGCCCAGAGGGCCGCCGGCGTGCTGGAGACGACCGGCTTGCCGTGGCGCTGTTCGAGCGGTTGCGCGACGCCGAGCGTTCGCAGGCCGCCACAGGAGATGAGAATGGCATCCGCATCGGGCGCGTCGGCGACCGCGGCCGATGACAGATCGATGATCTCGGCTTCGCTTTTGGCGCTGGCGCCACCACCGAATTGGGTGATGCCGAAGGATTGCAGCGCGCCGACATCGAAGCCGTGAAAGCGCAGAAGTTCGGCGAGCTTGTCGTTGACGACCTTGGTGTAGGCGGTCGTGATGGCAAGCTTGTTGGCGCCAACGGCGCGCAAGCCATCAACAATGGCGGTGCTCATGGTGGAGACCGGGAGGCCGGTGCGGCTGCGGATCTCCTTCTGCAGGTCTTCGTTGAACTGGGGCCCGCGATAGAAGGTCAGCGATGTGCCTATGACCATGATCGCGTCGACACCGCGTTTGGCGAGGGCGTCGGCGGCAGGAACGATCTTGTCCGCCGCCTGATCATATCCGGCTGGCGTCAGCGAGCCGACGCCGGTGCGATGCGGGATGAACGTCACATCGGGATACATCAGCGGCGCTTCGTCGGGAACGACATCGGTGGCTTGCGGGACGACGAGACCAATGGTGGGCATGAGAAACCTTTCGCGATCAACTGAGACGTATCAAAGAAAATGTATGGCTGTGGCTATTGCAGTTCGATTTTGCCGATCTTCACCGCATCGGCCCAGGCTTTCAATCCGACATTGAGCCGTTGCTTGTAATCGGCGCCGCCGGCGATCTTGGCGGTCGCGCCCTGGTCGACCAGGAACTTCTGCGTCTCGGGGCCTTGAGTAATCTGCGTGGCCCATTTTTCCAATTTGTCGGTGATGTCCCTGGGCGTTCCCGCCGGGGCCCAGATGCCCCAATGGGCGACGATGTCGCCGGTGCGCGCGCCAGTGGTCTCTTTGAGCGTCGGTATGTCGGGCAGGCTTGGCGAGCGTTCGTCCGAAGCAATCGCCAGCAGTTTGATGCGGCCCTGTTTGGCTTGGCCCACTGCGTAGACGACATCGGCAAAGGCGAAATCGATTTGCTTGCCGGTGACGTCCTGAATGGCGGTGGCGGTCGCCTTGTAGCCAACATAGGTGGCTTCAACGCCGGCTGCGTTCAGATAGAGCGCTGATGATGCCAGCGCGCTGGTGGTGGCGCTGCCATAGGTGGCCTTGCCGTTCTTGGACTTGATGAAGGTCGTGAGGTCGGCGACGCTGTTGAGTGGCGAGTCACCGGCGACCGCCAGGACGAAGGGCGTCTCGGCGAAGCCGACGATCGGCACGAGGTCTTTGACCACGTCGAAGGGCAGGCTTTTGAAAATGGCGACGTTCCCGGCCGTGGTGACGGTCGAGGCCAGCAGAAGGGTCGATCCGTCGGGCTTGGCTTTGGCGGTGGCCTCAAGCGCCAGATTGCCGGAAGCGCCGACCTTGTTTTCGACGATGAAGGTGCCACCGGAGAGTTTGCTCAATTGCTCGGCGTACCAACGCGCCAGAATGTCGGCGCCGCCGCCGGCGGCAAAGCCCAGCTGAATGCGCACCGTGCGGTCGGGATAATCGGCGGCAGCCCCGGTCGCCGCCCCCATCGAGAGGCCGAGGGCCAATGCCCCAGCCAGCTGGATCAATCGTTTCACGCCGTTCCCCCCGTTTTTATTGTCGTCTTTATAGCGTTTTGCAGGCTGACTGAGTCAGACGTCACAAAGACGCGTCAGAACAAATATCCCAAGCCCATTGCGTTCTGTCGAAACGCAATGGGCTTGGGCCGGGAGCATAGGTCTATTCGGTCGTGGGGTGAATAGTTGAGTTGCGCCGTCAGTTGACCAGGACGGCGTTGCCGCAACTGACGCCCGTGACCCAGGCATCGGCCCCGCCGATATTGATGCCGAGCGCCGTCAGCACGCTGCTGAGAACCGTGTCGAGCGCGCCCGTTGCGGCCGTCAACGTATTGGTGATCAGATTTTGCGTTCCCAGCAGGCCGCCGAGAAAGAGGAAATCAAGATTCAGCAAGCCGCCGAGCGCTGTGGCCTGCATGTCCAGATCGCCGATCAGGCTCGTCAGCAAAGGCGTGACGAAGCTCGTCGTCGAGGTCGATTTGACCGTGCCGGCGGTGATGTCGGCATAGCTGAACGTCAGGGGCGTTTCGGTCATGTTGCCCATGCCGACATGAGCGCTGCCCTTGACGGTGATGACGCCGAGCGCGTTGACCAAGGTGGCGGGTCCAAACGTCGGCGGCGAGGAGAAATTGGTCATGGCGGCAGGGGTGACATTGCCGATCCAGGCATCGATGATGCCGGGCTTGACGCCCAAGGTGACACTGGAGGAGCTGAGATTGGACGGCGAGCAGCTCAAGGCGGTCAGGCGGGCGTAGGCGTTGGCCACCTCGACATAGATGGGAACGTTGATCAGCGAGGCTTTGCCGGAGCCCACGAGGCTCACCTGCAGCAACAGACGTGTTTGCGCCGTATAGGCCGTGGAGCCGACCGCGCCGACCGTGACGGCGCTTGTGCCAACGGGGCGTTCGCCGATGGTGAGCGCGAGGTTGACCGAGGCAATGCCAGGGAGCCCCAGGGACAATGCAACAGCCGCTTGATTGGCGCCGCCGGAGATCTGCGCGATTGTGGAAACCAGATTGAGGGCGGAAATGGTGGCGTTTAAGGGCGAGCCTTGCCCGGGCTGCCTTGCTCCATACACGCCGACGGATAATAGGGAGGCCAGGCTCATGCGATCGGTCGAGCCCTGTTTGGCCGTGGCGATTTGCTGTAGAGCCGCAATCACCGAGCTGCTGTTGGATGTATCGGCGCGTGCCGTCGCCAGCACCGCTTGCAGGACGTCGGCGGTGTAGACGCTGCCTGATAGGATTTGTGCATAGGTGGCCGCGGTTAGATTGAGGCGCGTCGCCAGCGCGTCCATGAAGCCGAACAGATTGAGTTTGACGTTGGCGAGGTTCTGATAGTCCATCACCGTCAGCGAGAGACTGCCGCCGAGGAGATTGCCGAGAACGGCATTGACGACGCCGCCGTTGAGGCTCAGCAGGCGTGAGCCGACGGCGAAGGACGCCTGGGCGTTGGTCGCCGCCACGGCGGAGGTTTTGACATTGACGTTGGCGCTGTTGGTGAACGAGTTTTGGTTGAGCATCGATAGAATGCGACCAAAGTAGATCGGTTGCTGTGTCTGCACCGTGACGCGCGCCGCGTTGGTGTTGGATGTGCCGGGCACGAAACGCGCTGCCGGCGTAAGGGCGGCATTGGGAGTATAGACGCCGGTCTCGACCACGATATTGGCTGTGCTCGCGGTCTGGTTTCTGGTCAGTGTGGCGCGGGCGGCATTGTTGGCGCGTGTCAGATCGCTGGCGGCGGCTAGCGCGGCAAGATCGTTGGAGGTCTGTTGTCGGCGGTTCTGAAAGAACACTGAGCCGAGATCGATGCCAAGCGCCATAAAGCCCATGAGGGCGGCGATGGCGACGCTCATGAGGATCATGGTGGCGCCGCGTCGGTCACGGAGGAAGGCTGTGGCTTTGAGCTTCCAATGGGGCATCAGTAATTCCCCTGTTGAATGGTGGCCGTGCGTTGGATTTGAGGACTGGGCAGGGGCAAAAGATTGCCGAGCAGATAGGGCAGGCTTCCCGTCAGGTCGTAGGAGACGGCTACCTGGAACATGGCAATAGGGGTCGTGGCGCTCGTCGTGGTCACCGCCATTTTTGCACTATTGATGAGCAGATAGTCGCTGGCATTGGTCGTGATATAGCTTCTGGCCAAGCTATCGCGCTGGGTTGCCGTGGTGCCCGCGACCGAGGCGCGGGCGGCTTCAGACGCGATCTGCTGAAGCTCATGATGAACGCCTAAAATGTAGCCAAAACAGGCTATTCCCAGCAATAAGAACAGCAGGAGCGGCGCCACCAAAGCGAACTCCATGGCGCTGACGGCGCGGGTGTCATTGATGAAATGAACAGGCTTGGCTGTTGCCATGATCCGTCGCACGCCCTGCTGCATTATAACCGGCATATTTCGATATGCCTTGGTATACCGTTGTATTTAATCCCCTATTTGTTGATGAAACCTTACTGTTCGCTTATGCGACTTTCGTCCTTTGCTTCACTAAGGCTGGGGACGGACGTGCTTTGCCAGCATTAGGACGTCTTTTGTTGTCAGTGCTCGTTTGGGTGGATTGCCGGATGGCGTGATTTTCTATGCCTTTTTTATAACGATGGAATTGTCCGATGAAGTTGGTGAAAAAATTAGAAGGTGATGCGGATTTAGCCGAAAACCGAGAGCAGCGGGCCATTGCCGGTCTCAAGCGACTAATAGGTGATGGCTCGTTACAACCAGGCAGCAGAATTCCTGAAAATGCTGTTGCGCAATCTCTAGGTCTTTCACGTACGCCGATGCGTTCGGCGCTCAAGAGTCTCGAAGCCGAAAATTGGGTCGTGCGCAATTCGGGCGGTGGTTATTTCGTTCGTGAGTTCACGCTGCGTGATGTGATCGACATGATCAGATTGCGTGGTGCGATGGAGAGGCTGGTTATCCGGCTGGCGGTCGAGCGCGGCGCGCGCGCTTCGGATATCGCCGAACTCGAACGGCTTGCTCAGGCGATGGATGATACGTGTCATCCCGATATCGACAGTGCGGAAAAGCTTGAGTTGCTCGCGGAGCTCGACAGCGAGTTTCGCAAGCTGATCGTGCAATTGGCCGACAGCACTTTGGTGACCAGCATATTGATGCGCACCATGTCGCTGCCGTTCATTGGTCTGGCCGGGTTGGACTTTGAAACCTTATCGAAGGAGATGCGTGGGAATCTCAAAAAGTCCAATGCCCTTTATCACGTGATGATCGCGGCCATTCGTGATGGTGATGGCGGGGCGGGTGTGCAGGCTGTGACCGAACACATGGATATCTTTATCGCGACGATGCGGGCGGTGATTGATAGCTCGGGTGGCCGATCCAGTTGACTTCACGGCTGAATGCCGAATTGTCAGCTTG from the Beijerinckia sp. 28-YEA-48 genome contains:
- a CDS encoding aspartate ammonia-lyase — translated: MDDQSSDADASAAKSTARGPQDSMGVSSDQPAVRIEHDMLGNLEVPSDAYWGVHTARAVENFAITGVPVGHFPEFVRSLVLVKQAAARANLRLGHLSVEKAAAIESACIDVADNNLFHDQFVVDCVQGGAGTSTNMNTNEVIANIALEKMGRRRGDYATLHPNDDVNMSQSTNDAYPTALRLAVIFATDPLIQALNELAFACKSKAVEFADVVKVGRTQLQDAVPMTLGQEFEAFFITIKEDVARLRETAALFHEVNLGATAIGTGINADPRYSALAVEELSRLTKLPLVPAANLIEATSDMGAFVLFSGVLKRVAVKLSKICNDLRLLSSGPRAGFAEIRLPAVQAGSSIMPGKVNPVIPEVVNQVAYLVIGHDLTVTMCAEAGQLQLNAFEPTIGYCLLSSLRQLTVAITTLTKRCISGITADRARCLALVEQSIGLVTALSPVLGYEASSRVAARALNEGRTVAEIVIEEGLLTAEQLQQLLQIKAMTQPHMAHLKPR
- a CDS encoding tripartite tricarboxylate transporter substrate binding protein — encoded protein: MKRLIQLAGALALGLSMGAATGAAADYPDRTVRIQLGFAAGGGADILARWYAEQLSKLSGGTFIVENKVGASGNLALEATAKAKPDGSTLLLASTVTTAGNVAIFKSLPFDVVKDLVPIVGFAETPFVLAVAGDSPLNSVADLTTFIKSKNGKATYGSATTSALASSALYLNAAGVEATYVGYKATATAIQDVTGKQIDFAFADVVYAVGQAKQGRIKLLAIASDERSPSLPDIPTLKETTGARTGDIVAHWGIWAPAGTPRDITDKLEKWATQITQGPETQKFLVDQGATAKIAGGADYKQRLNVGLKAWADAVKIGKIELQ
- a CDS encoding TadG family pilus assembly protein; protein product: MPHWKLKATAFLRDRRGATMILMSVAIAALMGFMALGIDLGSVFFQNRRQQTSNDLAALAAASDLTRANNAARATLTRNQTASTANIVVETGVYTPNAALTPAARFVPGTSNTNAARVTVQTQQPIYFGRILSMLNQNSFTNSANVNVKTSAVAATNAQASFAVGSRLLSLNGGVVNAVLGNLLGGSLSLTVMDYQNLANVKLNLFGFMDALATRLNLTAATYAQILSGSVYTADVLQAVLATARADTSNSSSVIAALQQIATAKQGSTDRMSLASLLSVGVYGARQPGQGSPLNATISALNLVSTIAQISGGANQAAVALSLGLPGIASVNLALTIGERPVGTSAVTVGAVGSTAYTAQTRLLLQVSLVGSGKASLINVPIYVEVANAYARLTALSCSPSNLSSSSVTLGVKPGIIDAWIGNVTPAAMTNFSSPPTFGPATLVNALGVITVKGSAHVGMGNMTETPLTFSYADITAGTVKSTSTTSFVTPLLTSLIGDLDMQATALGGLLNLDFLFLGGLLGTQNLITNTLTAATGALDTVLSSVLTALGINIGGADAWVTGVSCGNAVLVN
- a CDS encoding aspartate/glutamate racemase family protein; amino-acid sequence: MPTIGLVVPQATDVVPDEAPLMYPDVTFIPHRTGVGSLTPAGYDQAADKIVPAADALAKRGVDAIMVIGTSLTFYRGPQFNEDLQKEIRSRTGLPVSTMSTAIVDGLRAVGANKLAITTAYTKVVNDKLAELLRFHGFDVGALQSFGITQFGGGASAKSEAEIIDLSSAAVADAPDADAILISCGGLRTLGVAQPLEQRHGKPVVSSTPAALWAAMRLVGESGRLAGYGLLLEKATKPAAA
- a CDS encoding TadE/TadG family type IV pilus assembly protein — translated: MATAKPVHFINDTRAVSAMEFALVAPLLLFLLLGIACFGYILGVHHELQQIASEAARASVAGTTATQRDSLARSYITTNASDYLLINSAKMAVTTTSATTPIAMFQVAVSYDLTGSLPYLLGNLLPLPSPQIQRTATIQQGNY
- a CDS encoding GntR family transcriptional regulator, which gives rise to MKLVKKLEGDADLAENREQRAIAGLKRLIGDGSLQPGSRIPENAVAQSLGLSRTPMRSALKSLEAENWVVRNSGGGYFVREFTLRDVIDMIRLRGAMERLVIRLAVERGARASDIAELERLAQAMDDTCHPDIDSAEKLELLAELDSEFRKLIVQLADSTLVTSILMRTMSLPFIGLAGLDFETLSKEMRGNLKKSNALYHVMIAAIRDGDGGAGVQAVTEHMDIFIATMRAVIDSSGGRSS